From the Rhizobium sp. ARZ01 genome, the window GCATCTTGGTCATGAAGTCGAAATGGTCGCGCTTGGCGTTTTCGACCCAGAGCACATCGTCGAAGAGGAGGTCGTCACAATTGCTTGGAGTAAGGCGCTGGTGGGCGCGGCCGGGTGCACACACCATGACCTTGCGCAGTTGACCGACTTCAGAATGAACGCCCAGCGCCTGGGTGGAACTTGCAGAAGACATGCGTTTCCTCCTTTTCAGATTGTCAGGTAGCCGGTGGCCAGTCCGATGATCGCAGCAATGCAGCCTATAACGGCGGCAACGAAGACCACCCAGTCCACGGTGGTGTTGAAGATCTGCTTGCCCTGTTCGCGCCGGGCCCAGAAGTAAAGGAGGGTGCCGGGGGCGTAGAGAAGCGCGGACAAGAGGACGAACTTCATACCGCCGGCGACGATCATAAACATCGTGTAGATCGCGGCGATGCTGGCAATGGTCAGGTCACGCCTGCGTTCCTGCGGCCTGAGCTGTTCGTAGGTCTCGCCGCGCCGCGCCACAAGATAGCCGTAAGCGGCCACGAACAGGTAAGGTATCAGGGCCATCGCACTTGTCAGGTTCAACATCAGGGCGAAAGCGTCCTGTGACCAGTACGTGCTGATGACGAAGAGCTGGACGATGATGTTGGTCAGCCACAGCGCAGCAGCGGGCACCCTGTTTTGGTTCTCGGTGCCGAACAGGCGCGGCATGTCTTCCGTGCGAGCGGCGACGTAGAGCACTTCGGCGCAGACCAGCGACCATGCCAGATAGGCGCCCAGCACCGACACGATCACGCCGATGCTGATGAAGACTGCTCCCCATGGACCGACAACGGCTGCCAGGACACCCGCCATCGACGGTTGGGCCATAGCGGCGATTTCAGGCCGCTGGAGGGCTGCGTAGGGCAGAAGCGTGACAAGGACCATCAGAGCACTGACTCCGACAAAGCCCATAATCGTCGCCTTGCCGACATCGGCGCGTGTCTGCGCATAGCGAGAATAGTTGCTCGCACCCTCGATACCGATGAAGACGAAGACGGTCGCCAGCATCGTCGCCCGTATTTGCTGCAGGAGGCTTGCCTCCGGCATGCCCTCCCCGCCCCAAAAATTGGCGCGAAACAGGTCGAGCTTGAAGGCGAAGAAGAGGATGATGATGAAGGCGATGATCGGAACGATCTTCGCAACCGTGACCACAGTGTTGATGAAGGCCGCCTGCTGGACCCCCTTCAGGATCATGAAGTGGAACAGCCAGATGCCGACCGAGGCCACGACGATGGCGATGAGCGTGTTGCCGTCGCCAAAGACTGGGAAAAATTTCCCCAACGTGGATTTGATCAGCACCCAGTATGACACGTTGCCGATGCAACTGCCGATCCAGTAGCCGAAGGCGGAAAGGAAACCGGGATAGTCGCCGAAGCCTTCCTTGGCGTATGCATAGACACCGGCATCAAGATCGGGCTTGCGTTCTGCCAGCGACTGGAAGACGCGTGCGAGCATATACATACCGCCACCAGCGATACACCAGGCGATGATTGCGCCAAACGGTCCGGTTGCATTACCAAACGTTCGCGGCAGGGAGAAAATACCCGCACCGACCATGGAGCCCACGACCATGGCTGTCAATGCGAAGAGTGAGAACTTCTGCGTCGTTTCCGAAGACATCTTTCCCCCGATAAGTTGTTAAGCTGGCAATTCTTTCCTCAATTGAAATGGCTGGCTACGATTGGAACTATAATGCCGAACAACAATTGCTGTGATCGGCACAGAATCCCAAAAATATGCGCTGCGTTCAGATTTTGTGACAGCGGTGCATCAAAAGTATCATCGCTGACGCCGCTTGTTTACGCGCGACGACATGATCATCTGAACGTTTCGACACCTTGCAGTGGTACATTGACCCGGCAGATTAGAACGAGATGGCGCCCGTCGCGATTAGATAGATGCCGACGCACGCGCCGATTGCCGCAAGCACGAAAAGCGCGAGTTCCGTGCGCATGAATGCAGCTTTTCCCTGCTCGCGCCGCGCCATGAGATAGAGGATCGTTCCCGGCCCATATATGACGGTCGTCAGGAGCAGGTGTGTGAAGTCCGCCGCATAGATCAACCCTGCAGTGTAGACGGTTGCGATGCCCGCCCAGAGGAAGTCGGTCCTATGGTTGGCGGAGTCCTGATCGTAGGTATCTCCGCTCCAGCATAGTTTCAGGCCATACGCGGCGACGAGGAAATACGGAATGAGGATCATCGAACTCGTCAGTTCCAGCGCGAGGCGGAACGCATATTGCGTAAACAAGGTCAGGATCAGGAAGACCTGGACGACGATATTGGTCAGCCACAGCGCGTTTGCCGGTACACCCCTTGCATTTTCATGGGCGAGGAACCGCGGCATCGTTTCATACTTAGCAGCAGAATAGAGAATTTCAGCCGCAAGCAACACCCAGGAAATATACGCACCGGCCACAGAGATGAGCAGTCCCACACTTACGAACACCGCCCCCCAATGGCCGACAACGGCCTGAAGGACGCCCGCCATGGACGGGTTGCGCAGGGCCGCAAGTTCCGGCCGCGTTAAAACGCCGTACGAGAGAAGCGTCACCATCACCATGAGCGCGAGGACGCCGAGAAAACCGACTACCGTTGCAATGCCGACATCGGCGCGGTTGCGGGCGTAACGCGAATAGACGCTTGCCCCCTCGATGCCGACAAAGACGAAAACCGTGACCAGCATTGTCGCACGCACCTGTCCGGCGACGCTGGCAAACGTTACTTCCTCGCCACCCCAGAAGCTCTCGGCGAAGGTGTAGAGATCGAATCCCAATCCGACGAAGACAATGAACAGCACGATGGGAATGATCTTGGCAAAGGTGACCACATTGTTGAGGGCAGCCGCCTCCCGAATGCCGCGCAGGATCAACGCGTGCATGATCCACAAGAGAACTGAGGAGATAACAACGGCCAGGACAGTATTGCCATCACCGAAGGCAGGGAAAAACAGGCCAAGCGTCGAGTTGATAAGGATGAAGTAAGAGACGTTACCGAGGACCGCAGCCGACCAGTAACCGAGCGCGGACAGGAAGCCGAGATAGTCGCCGAACCCGGCCTTGGCATAGGCATAGATACCCGCGTCAAGATTCGGCTTTCGTTGCGACAGTGTCTGGAACACGAAGGCGAGCATCAACATCCCAACACCGGCAATCGTCCAGGCTATCAAAGCGCCGAAGGGACCGGTCGCGCGGCCGAAAGCCTGAGGCAGCGAGAAAATGCCGGCACCGACCATCGAGCCGACCACCATCGCCATCAGTGTCCAGAGGGAGAATTTCTGTTCGGAGGATGAAGCCATATCGGTCGATCCGGGCGGACGGGAATGGAATAGAATACCTTGAGATCGTAGAACGCCGGGCAATCTTGCAATATTGCTGGTGCTCTGTGATTGGCTTCAAATCCCAGGACTTGGCGGTGGGTCCCGCATTTTGCAAAATCCACCGATCGTCCCTCCGGAAGGGACGCGCGGTGCTGGCGGCTGCGAACGACGCGGAAGAAGCATGCATGCGATCCGACATCGCTCGTGATATCTCTTCCACACGTTGCAACGTAGGCACAGCCGCACCCTCTCGATCGCTGTCACGCAGGCTAAGGTTGTGGAACGGCCGATCAGATGCTCTAACTTCGTCGACTCTCGATACCAACCGAGCCAGATGATGCCGACAAAGCGACTGCTCGCACTCCTGATTGTCTTGGCCGCTCTGCCGGGGTGCGGTGGTCCGCGTGCGGTCACCGGCCTTGCCGGCGCGCAGCCCGGCGCAAAGGCGAACACCGTCGTTCCGATTCTCCTTGCAACCAACAGACGCCGGGCTGACGATCTCTCTAGGCCAGACTCCGCCCAACGTTCACAGACGCTGAATTTTGCGGAATTCTATATCGGGATCCCGGGAAACCACAGTCCCGGCGCAGTCGAGACGAACGGCCACACGCCTGATCCGGTTCGACACTTTGCGGGCTCTCCTTCAGGCAAATCGACGGCCGCAAGCAGCTCGGCGGGCTCGCCATGGCCGCAGCGAAAAACGGCACAACCGGCCTGACTGCCTTCTATTCCTCGGGTCCGGAACTGATCCCCGCCGTCCTGCTGCTTGCAGCCGGCTTCCTGATCAAGATCGGCACGATCGGCGTCCACGTGTGGCTACCGGGCGCCTACGCGCAAGCCGATGACGATCTGTCGGCCATGCTGTCGGCCGTCGTCGGCAAGGTGGCGATATTCGCCCTGTTCATAACGGCCTACCTCGCTGTCCGTTCCGAACTTGGCCTTGACCTCGCGCGCGCCATAGGCTGGATCGGCATGCTGACGACGGTCGTCGGCGCGCTCCTGGCGCTGCAGCAGGCTGCACATGAAGCGTATGCTTGCCTATTCCAGCCTCATCCAGACCGGTTACATCGTCACCGCCGTTGCGCTGATGAGCCATCTCGGTTGGGTGACGGCCCTCTATCTGGTGGCGAACCATCTGATGGTCAAAGGAGTCCTCTTTCTGACGGTCGCGGGCATCATTCGACGCACGGGTTTGAGGCGCCTGGAGGCCTGCGGGGGCCTCGCACGAAACATGCCGCTGACCTTTGCCACTTTGGCTATCGCCTCGTCTCGATGTCGGGACTGCCACCCTACCGCTTCTACCGGGCAGCGCTGGCGCCGATGCTGAGGCCCTATGCCGAGCGTTTTTGGGATAGCGTCTCTCGTGCCGTCGGCGTACTCGGTGAAGCCTCTACTATGTCGTCGTACTCTACACGCTGACCGCGTTTGTTTCCTTGTAGGGCGAGAGGCGGAAGGGGCTGCAGCACGCCACGCGCCGTTGTAAGCGTTGCAAGAACGAGATTACACTTGAAGGCTTCGTCTGGATGGACAAGATTTAAGTAGCCAGAAATTATCAACGAGACAGGAAGGATTGGACATGATCAAGAACTCCCTTTTCCTCGTTATGGTCGGCCTTGCACTGGCAGGCTGCACCCCAACCGAGAGGGGCGCCGGAATCGGGGCCGCCACGGGCGCGGTAATCGGCGGCGCCATTACGAACGATGTTCGGGGTGCTGCCGTCGGGGCTGCCATCGGTGGTGTTTCCGGTGCCGTCATCGGCAATGTCGCAGGTCAGCCCGGCCGATGCTACTACCGCGATCGCTACGGTCGCCGCTATGTCGCTGCCTGCCCGTAACTCGTCCGCAGCAAGCGGCATAACAGCGAAAGAGCTCCCTTGTCAGAATGTGGAGCTTTTTCGCCGGCCACCCAGTGCGTGACCGCTCCCCCGTCTGCCTATAATTACCCCCTTGCGGAACACATGTGGAACAGATAGTGTCTGTTCTGGATTTGTTTCACGATTCTGGATGGCGAGCCATGCTGACCCGCAAACAACAGGAATTGCTGCTGTTCATCCATGAGCGGATGAAGGAAACGGGTATTCCGCCTTCTTTCGACGAGATGAAGGACGCGCTCGATCTCGCGTCTAAATCGGGGATCCACCGCCTGATTACGGCGCTTGAGGAGCGCGGGTTCATCCGGCGGCTGCCCAACCGGGCTCGTGCGCTGGAGGTCATCAAGCTCCCCGAGGCCTACTCGCCTAGCCTCAAGGCGCGTCGCGGCTTTTCGCCATCCGTCATCGAAGGCAGCCTCGGCAAATCGCCCACGCCCCCTGCCCCACCCCGTTCAGCCACCGGTAGTGCAGAAGGTTCGGTTTCGGTTCCGGTGATGGGGCGGATCGCTGCCGGTGTCCCGATCTCGGCGATCCAGAACAACACCCACGACATCGCCGTACCACCCGAGATGCTCGGTTCCGGCGAGCACTACGCGCTTGAGGTCAAGGGTGACTCCATGATCGAGGCCGGTATCCTTGACGGCGACACCGTCATCATCCGCAATGCCAGTTCGGCCAACCCGGGCGAGATCGTCGTGGCGCTCGTCGACGATGAGGAGGCAACACTGAAACGCTTCCGGCGCAAGGGGGCCTCCATTGCGCTGGAAGCCGCCAATCCCGCCTACGAGACCCGCATCTTTGGCCCTGATCGAGTAAAGATCCAGGGCAAACTCGTCGGTCTCATTCGCCGCTATCAGTAGCGGCTGCGATTTGTGGTTCCAGGAATTTCTCGGTGCGCCAATCATAGAGGCGATGCCGG encodes:
- a CDS encoding basic amino acid/polyamine antiporter, translated to MSSETTQKFSLFALTAMVVGSMVGAGIFSLPRTFGNATGPFGAIIAWCIAGGGMYMLARVFQSLAERKPDLDAGVYAYAKEGFGDYPGFLSAFGYWIGSCIGNVSYWVLIKSTLGKFFPVFGDGNTLIAIVVASVGIWLFHFMILKGVQQAAFINTVVTVAKIVPIIAFIIILFFAFKLDLFRANFWGGEGMPEASLLQQIRATMLATVFVFIGIEGASNYSRYAQTRADVGKATIMGFVGVSALMVLVTLLPYAALQRPEIAAMAQPSMAGVLAAVVGPWGAVFISIGVIVSVLGAYLAWSLVCAEVLYVAARTEDMPRLFGTENQNRVPAAALWLTNIIVQLFVISTYWSQDAFALMLNLTSAMALIPYLFVAAYGYLVARRGETYEQLRPQERRRDLTIASIAAIYTMFMIVAGGMKFVLLSALLYAPGTLLYFWARREQGKQIFNTTVDWVVFVAAVIGCIAAIIGLATGYLTI
- a CDS encoding basic amino acid/polyamine antiporter, translated to MASSSEQKFSLWTLMAMVVGSMVGAGIFSLPQAFGRATGPFGALIAWTIAGVGMLMLAFVFQTLSQRKPNLDAGIYAYAKAGFGDYLGFLSALGYWSAAVLGNVSYFILINSTLGLFFPAFGDGNTVLAVVISSVLLWIMHALILRGIREAAALNNVVTFAKIIPIVLFIVFVGLGFDLYTFAESFWGGEEVTFASVAGQVRATMLVTVFVFVGIEGASVYSRYARNRADVGIATVVGFLGVLALMVMVTLLSYGVLTRPELAALRNPSMAGVLQAVVGHWGAVFVSVGLLISVAGAYISWVLLAAEILYSAAKYETMPRFLAHENARGVPANALWLTNIVVQVFLILTLFTQYAFRLALELTSSMILIPYFLVAAYGLKLCWSGDTYDQDSANHRTDFLWAGIATVYTAGLIYAADFTHLLLTTVIYGPGTILYLMARREQGKAAFMRTELALFVLAAIGACVGIYLIATGAISF
- a CDS encoding proton-conducting transporter membrane subunit; the protein is MLAYSSLIQTGYIVTAVALMSHLGWVTALYLVANHLMVKGVLFLTVAGIIRRTGLRRLEACGGLARNMPLTFATLAIASSRCRDCHPTASTGQRWRRC
- a CDS encoding YMGG-like glycine zipper-containing protein, which produces MKNSLFLVMVGLALAGCTPTERGAGIGAATGAVIGGAITNDVRGAAVGAAIGGVSGAVIGNVAGQPGRCYYRDRYGRRYVAACP
- the lexA gene encoding transcriptional repressor LexA → MLTRKQQELLLFIHERMKETGIPPSFDEMKDALDLASKSGIHRLITALEERGFIRRLPNRARALEVIKLPEAYSPSLKARRGFSPSVIEGSLGKSPTPPAPPRSATGSAEGSVSVPVMGRIAAGVPISAIQNNTHDIAVPPEMLGSGEHYALEVKGDSMIEAGILDGDTVIIRNASSANPGEIVVALVDDEEATLKRFRRKGASIALEAANPAYETRIFGPDRVKIQGKLVGLIRRYQ